The Tistrella mobilis genome window below encodes:
- a CDS encoding ATP-binding protein, which translates to MDIVTLAIYNAWITVTLTIGFAAVSAARRGPAHVLWWTAGNAARAIASLMLAFNLATSDLPTTLAANGLLLVSSALYLTSFERLTGRRGLMPPAIAVIAVTMGLVLAFTVASPDLKARIVSYSTGSGLLLLMCAVVAIRNDIRGRARPSLHAAGIVFAIFGSLTLVRGLATLAGPDIDSVLASTWVQSGFLALAGMFYVGSNFAMLWSMLVEDGERHAAELENARQAAERASFAKSRFLATMSHELRTPLNGVLGAAQLLLGDPGVGPGPRQRVQMIASAGRHLLGVINDVLDFSKIEAGKLELQPRDGVDLRGLLTVVSDVVAPQATAKGLVLITDAAADLPHAVRADAMRLQQVLLNLLSNAVKFTPQGRVILRARRGDDGWLRFEVQDDGPGIPPERRHLLFKDFSQLDESAGSAAGTGLGLAISARLAAAMGGRLELDHSVTRGALFRFEAPLPETPLKTGRAVTALDRAEAAPTPPPAAEGRGPRVLVADDVEMNREVLTAMLKRLGCVVEKAEDGAEALAIVARGGIDLVLMDMRMPVMNGLEAARAIRGLTDPRLAGVPMVALTANAFDSAMEQCREAGMNDYMAKPVQLSELAEMLQRYTRIRRMPPPAPPQSAAPHPEAPVEAVGDEMAAIDRLQRQMGQDRVAQMLDGFMATATDRIRRMTHDADPVVLADDARTIAGQAALLGLDQLALCGRRLAIAVENDEGEPLRGTHLDAFTTRLRATLVELLLRRARLREYQPY; encoded by the coding sequence ATGGACATCGTCACATTGGCGATCTACAACGCCTGGATCACCGTGACCCTGACCATCGGATTTGCTGCGGTCAGTGCGGCGCGGCGCGGCCCCGCCCATGTCCTGTGGTGGACCGCCGGCAATGCGGCGCGGGCGATCGCCTCGCTGATGCTGGCCTTCAACCTGGCAACCAGCGATCTGCCGACCACGCTGGCCGCGAACGGCCTGCTGCTGGTCTCGTCCGCGCTCTACCTCACCAGTTTCGAACGCCTGACCGGACGGCGCGGCCTGATGCCGCCGGCGATCGCGGTCATCGCGGTGACGATGGGGCTGGTGCTGGCCTTCACGGTCGCCAGCCCGGACCTCAAGGCACGGATCGTTTCCTATTCCACCGGGTCCGGCCTGCTGCTGCTGATGTGCGCCGTGGTCGCGATCCGAAATGATATCCGCGGCCGTGCACGGCCGTCCCTGCATGCCGCCGGCATCGTCTTCGCGATCTTCGGCAGCCTGACGCTGGTGCGGGGGCTGGCCACCCTGGCCGGTCCCGACATCGACAGCGTGCTGGCCAGCACCTGGGTCCAGTCCGGCTTCCTGGCACTTGCCGGCATGTTCTATGTCGGCAGCAATTTCGCGATGCTGTGGAGCATGCTGGTCGAAGACGGCGAGCGCCATGCCGCCGAGCTGGAAAACGCCCGACAGGCCGCAGAGCGGGCCAGTTTCGCGAAATCGCGCTTCCTTGCGACCATGAGCCACGAACTGCGCACGCCGCTGAACGGCGTTCTGGGCGCCGCTCAGCTGCTGCTGGGCGATCCGGGGGTCGGGCCGGGGCCGCGCCAGCGGGTGCAGATGATCGCAAGTGCCGGCCGGCATCTGCTGGGCGTCATCAACGACGTGCTCGATTTCTCGAAGATCGAAGCCGGCAAGCTGGAACTTCAGCCGCGCGACGGGGTGGATCTGCGCGGGTTGCTGACCGTGGTCAGCGATGTCGTCGCCCCCCAGGCCACAGCCAAGGGGCTGGTCCTGATCACCGATGCCGCGGCAGATCTGCCCCACGCCGTCCGCGCCGATGCGATGCGCCTGCAGCAGGTGCTGCTTAATCTGTTGTCGAACGCGGTGAAGTTCACGCCCCAGGGCCGGGTCATCCTGCGGGCGCGCCGGGGGGATGACGGGTGGTTGCGCTTCGAGGTGCAGGATGACGGGCCGGGCATCCCACCCGAGCGCCGGCATCTGCTGTTCAAGGATTTTTCGCAGCTGGACGAGAGCGCGGGCAGCGCCGCCGGGACGGGGCTCGGCCTTGCGATCTCGGCGCGGCTTGCCGCTGCCATGGGTGGCCGGCTGGAGCTGGACCACAGCGTTACCCGCGGGGCCCTGTTCCGCTTCGAGGCGCCCTTGCCGGAAACCCCCCTCAAGACCGGCCGGGCGGTCACGGCGCTGGACCGCGCGGAAGCCGCACCAACCCCGCCGCCCGCCGCCGAAGGGCGCGGCCCGCGGGTGCTGGTGGCAGACGATGTGGAGATGAACCGCGAAGTCCTCACCGCCATGCTCAAGCGCCTGGGCTGCGTGGTGGAAAAGGCCGAAGACGGCGCCGAGGCCTTGGCCATCGTCGCGCGTGGCGGCATAGATCTGGTGCTGATGGACATGCGCATGCCGGTGATGAACGGGCTGGAGGCGGCGCGTGCCATCCGCGGCCTGACCGATCCGAGACTGGCCGGGGTGCCGATGGTGGCGCTGACAGCCAATGCCTTCGATTCGGCCATGGAACAGTGCCGCGAGGCCGGCATGAACGACTATATGGCCAAGCCCGTGCAGCTGTCCGAACTGGCCGAGATGCTGCAGCGCTATACCCGCATCCGCCGGATGCCCCCGCCCGCGCCGCCGCAGTCCGCCGCGCCGCATCCCGAGGCGCCGGTCGAAGCGGTGGGCGACGAAATGGCTGCGATCGACCGCTTGCAGCGTCAGATGGGACAGGATCGTGTAGCCCAGATGCTCGACGGCTTCATGGCCACCGCCACCGATCGTATCCGCCGGATGACCCACGACGCCGACCCTGTGGTGCTGGCCGACGACGCGCGGACGATCGCGGGCCAGGCCGCCCTGCTCGGCCTGGATCAGCTGGCCCTCTGCGGCCGGCGTCTGGCGATCGCGGTGGAGAACGACGAGGGAGAGCCGCTGCGCGGCACCCATCTGGATGCCTTCACCACCCGCCTGCGCGCGACCCTGGTCGAGCTGCTGCTGCGCCGGGCGCGGCTCAGGGAATACCAGCCCTACTGA
- a CDS encoding ABC transporter ATP-binding protein encodes MTDDLPPMLELRGLGRRYGAAEVLRGLDLAVPRGSFTVVVGPSGCGKSTLLRLIAGLDAPSAGEILIDGTRVDRLPPAKRGVSMVFQSYALYPHMTVRRNIGFGLKIAGASDADIHARIARAADMLKIGELMDRKPAQLSGGQRQRVAIARAIVRDPKVFLFDEPLSNLDAALRAGTRVELAAMHAKLGATIIHVTHDQVEAMTLADRLVVLNRGRIEQAGPPHDLYTRPGTLFVARFLGSPQMNVLTPASPTGQALARADDLPDGTAWIGIRPEDLAIAAPDAPDAVAAGRVAMIEELGDSRILHLRVDDGCDIVVRHHRTAPAPGSRIAVTARRGSLHPFAADERRLDSGRFSV; translated from the coding sequence ATGACCGACGATCTGCCCCCGATGCTGGAACTTCGCGGCCTCGGCCGCCGCTATGGCGCGGCCGAGGTGCTGCGCGGGCTGGACCTCGCCGTGCCCCGCGGCAGCTTCACCGTGGTGGTCGGCCCCTCGGGCTGCGGCAAATCCACCCTGCTGCGCCTGATCGCCGGGCTGGACGCACCGAGCGCGGGCGAGATCCTGATCGACGGCACCAGGGTCGACCGGCTGCCGCCGGCGAAGCGCGGTGTGTCGATGGTGTTCCAGTCGTATGCGCTCTACCCGCATATGACCGTCCGCCGCAATATCGGCTTCGGGCTGAAGATCGCCGGGGCGTCGGACGCCGACATTCACGCGCGGATCGCCAGGGCCGCAGACATGCTGAAGATCGGCGAGCTGATGGACCGCAAGCCGGCCCAGCTGTCGGGCGGCCAGCGCCAGCGGGTGGCGATCGCCCGCGCGATCGTGCGCGACCCCAAGGTCTTCCTGTTCGACGAGCCATTGTCCAACCTGGATGCCGCGCTGCGCGCCGGCACACGGGTGGAGCTTGCCGCGATGCATGCGAAGCTTGGCGCCACCATCATCCACGTCACCCATGATCAGGTGGAAGCGATGACGCTGGCCGACCGGCTGGTGGTGCTGAACCGCGGCCGGATCGAGCAGGCGGGGCCCCCGCACGATCTCTACACCCGCCCCGGCACACTCTTCGTCGCCCGCTTCCTGGGCAGCCCGCAGATGAACGTCCTGACGCCGGCAAGCCCCACCGGCCAGGCCCTGGCCAGGGCAGACGATCTGCCCGACGGCACCGCCTGGATCGGCATCCGGCCCGAGGATCTGGCGATCGCGGCCCCGGATGCGCCCGATGCGGTCGCAGCCGGCCGGGTGGCGATGATCGAAGAACTGGGCGACAGCCGGATCCTGCATCTGCGGGTCGACGACGGCTGCGACATCGTTGTCCGCCATCACCGGACAGCCCCGGCCCCGGGCAGCCGGATCGCCGTCACCGCCCGCCGCGGCAGCCTGCATCCGTTCGCTGCCGATGAGCGCCGGCTCGACTCCGGTCGATTTTCCGTCTGA
- a CDS encoding carbohydrate ABC transporter permease: MTRRSPLAAAGLALAVVLLLLWSLFPLYYAVLTSMESGSGIFRIRWWPEAIELGNYRALFATGAFGRSILNSVLVAVLVVTASAALGLTAAHALGRIRFPGRRLILLAVLAVSMFPQVAVLSGMFTLIRGLGLYNSLWGLALAYLLFTLPFTVWVLTTFIRELPVEIEEAAIMDGAGPFTILIRIFLPLMWPAIVTTGLIAFIIAWNEFLFALTFTLTDDMRTVPVAIALLTGGSQHELPWGMIMAASVTVTLPLVALVLVFQRRLVAGLTAGAVKG, from the coding sequence ATGACCCGCCGCTCTCCCCTCGCCGCCGCGGGCCTTGCACTCGCCGTGGTCCTGCTGCTGCTCTGGTCGCTGTTCCCGCTCTACTATGCGGTGCTGACCTCGATGGAAAGCGGCAGCGGCATCTTCCGGATCCGCTGGTGGCCGGAGGCGATCGAGTTGGGCAACTACCGGGCCCTGTTCGCAACCGGCGCCTTCGGGCGCAGCATCCTGAATTCGGTGCTGGTGGCGGTGCTGGTGGTGACCGCCTCGGCGGCACTGGGCCTGACCGCCGCCCATGCGCTGGGGCGGATCCGCTTTCCCGGCCGGCGGCTGATCCTGCTCGCGGTGCTCGCGGTTTCGATGTTCCCGCAGGTAGCGGTGCTCTCGGGCATGTTCACGCTGATCCGCGGGCTCGGCCTCTACAACTCGCTCTGGGGCCTTGCCCTCGCCTATCTGCTGTTCACCCTGCCCTTCACGGTCTGGGTGCTCACCACCTTCATCCGCGAACTGCCGGTCGAGATCGAGGAAGCCGCGATCATGGACGGGGCCGGCCCCTTCACCATCCTGATCCGCATCTTCCTGCCGCTGATGTGGCCGGCCATCGTCACCACCGGGCTGATCGCCTTCATCATCGCCTGGAACGAATTCCTCTTCGCCCTCACCTTCACCCTCACCGACGACATGCGCACGGTGCCGGTCGCCATCGCACTGCTGACCGGCGGCAGCCAGCACGAGCTGCCCTGGGGGATGATCATGGCCGCCTCGGTCACGGTCACCCTGCCGCTGGTGGCGCTGGTGCTGGTCTTCCAGCGCCGTCTGGTGGCCGGGTTGACGGCGGGCGCCGTGAAAGGCTGA